The following are encoded together in the Phocoena sinus isolate mPhoSin1 chromosome 11, mPhoSin1.pri, whole genome shotgun sequence genome:
- the LOC116762130 gene encoding LOW QUALITY PROTEIN: hypoxanthine-guanine phosphoribosyltransferase-like (The sequence of the model RefSeq protein was modified relative to this genomic sequence to represent the inferred CDS: inserted 1 base in 1 codon) → TRHQPPAKPFLSIIEKTGLGSEQRRPERWGRPLCFPDASRRAAASRRAAASCSASRRLLLPRRPSARAPAGSVTATRSPSVAISDDAPGYDLDLFCRPNQYAEDLEKVFIPHGLIMDRAERLARDVMKEMGGHHIVALWVLKGGYKFFVDLLGNIKXNRNSDRSRPMTVDFIRLKSYCNDQSTGDIKVIGGDDLSTLTGKNVLIVDDIIDTGKTRQTLLSLVKQHNPKMVKAASLLVQRTPRSVGYRPDFVRFEIPDKSVVGYAPDYNEYSRDLNHGCVISETGKAKYKA, encoded by the exons ACCCGGCACCAACCACCTGCAAAGCCTTTTCTGTCTATAATTGAGAAAACAGGCCTGGGCTCTGAGCAGCGGCGGCCGGAGCGCTGGGGCAGGCCGCTCTGCTTTCCCGACGCCTCCCGCCGTGCTGCCGCCTCCCGCCGTGCTGCCGCCTCCTGCTCGGCCAGCCGCCGGCTTCTCCTCCCCAGACGGCCCTCAGCCCGCGCGCCAGCCGGCTCCGTTACGGCGACCCGCAGTCCCAGCGTCGCGATTAGTGATGATGCACCAGGTTATGACCTAGATTTATTCTGTAGACCTAATCAGTATGCTGAGGATTTGGAAAAGGTGTTTATTCCTCATGGACTAATTATGGACAGGGCGGAACGGCTGGCTCGAGATGTGATGAAGGAGATGGGAGGCCATCACATCGTGGCCCTCTGGGTGCTCAAGGGGGGCTATAAATTCTTTGTTGACCTGCTGGGTAACATCA TGAACAGAAATAGTGATAGATCTAGACCTATGACTGTAGATTTCATCAGACTGAAGAGCTACTGTAATGACCAGTCAACAGGTGACATAAAAGTAATTGGTGGAGATGATCTCTCAACTTTAACTGGGAAGAATGTCTTGATTGTCGACGATATAATTGACACTGGCAAAACAAGGCAAACCTTGCTTTCCTTGGTCAAGCAGCATAATCCAAAGATGGTCAAGGCTGCAAGCTTGCTGGTGCAAAGGACCCCTCGAAGCGTTGGATATAGACCAGACTTTGTTCGATTTGAAATTCCAGACAAGTCTGTTGTAGGATATGCCCCTGACTACAATGAATACTCCAGGGATTTGAATCATGGTTGTGTCATTAGCGAAACtggaaaagcaaaatacaaagcCTGA